The following are from one region of the Verrucomicrobiota bacterium genome:
- a CDS encoding nucleotidyl transferase AbiEii/AbiGii toxin family protein, with the protein MNRVAALPEKDRNELFTLTAEKRGMGTIGIVEKDFWVCWTLKHLFEHPILSGQLVFKGGTSLSKVYGLIDRFSEDIDLVLDWRVAGGGQDPMRERSTKKQQKFNKALNEWACVYIAQTMLPLLNDALGSHCSLEVKPDEKDQGHIIRVEYPKTSHAEGLLPYIQLEIGPLASWLPHSEHTITPYAAEDFPEQFDEPRCSVRAINAERTFWEKATILHHEAHRPEESVVPERYSRHYYDLCLMASDENLKRTALGDLALLADVVLFKKKILPSQLG; encoded by the coding sequence ATGAATCGTGTGGCAGCACTCCCAGAGAAAGATCGGAATGAACTTTTTACGCTGACGGCGGAAAAGCGCGGCATGGGAACGATTGGCATCGTGGAAAAGGATTTCTGGGTCTGCTGGACGTTGAAACATTTATTTGAACATCCTATCCTGTCCGGCCAACTCGTCTTCAAAGGAGGCACCAGCCTATCAAAAGTCTATGGACTGATTGACCGCTTTTCTGAGGACATCGACTTGGTACTGGATTGGAGAGTCGCTGGTGGAGGACAAGACCCGATGAGGGAACGTTCGACGAAGAAACAGCAAAAATTTAATAAGGCACTCAACGAGTGGGCCTGTGTCTACATCGCTCAAACCATGCTGCCACTTCTGAATGATGCGCTCGGTTCACATTGCAGCCTAGAGGTCAAACCTGACGAAAAAGACCAAGGGCACATTATCCGGGTGGAATATCCGAAAACGTCTCATGCGGAGGGCCTGCTGCCTTACATCCAACTGGAGATCGGACCTTTGGCGTCCTGGCTGCCACATTCGGAGCATACGATCACACCATACGCCGCGGAGGATTTCCCTGAGCAATTCGATGAACCGCGCTGCTCTGTTCGTGCGATCAATGCAGAGCGCACGTTCTGGGAAAAAGCGACCATACTACACCATGAAGCCCACCGCCCCGAGGAGTCAGTCGTTCCCGAGCGCTATTCGCGCCACTACTACGACCTTTGCCTCATGGCATCCGACGAGAATCTGAAAAGAACCGCATTGGGAGATTTGGCACTGCTGGCTGATGTCGTTCTGTTTAAGAAAAAAATTCTACCCTCGCAGCTGGGCTAA